A DNA window from Paenarthrobacter aurescens TC1 contains the following coding sequences:
- a CDS encoding putative protein of unknown function (identified by match to protein family HMM PF02583) yields MELNPSELTPVINRLKRAQGQLAAVTRMLEEGRDCKDVVTQLAAVSKALDRAGFAIIATGLEQCIVQKDATMDKKDLEKLFLSLA; encoded by the coding sequence TTGGAACTCAACCCCTCAGAACTCACCCCTGTCATCAATCGTCTGAAGCGAGCCCAGGGCCAGCTGGCCGCGGTCACCCGCATGCTTGAAGAAGGCCGGGACTGCAAGGACGTCGTCACCCAGCTCGCAGCCGTATCGAAGGCACTCGACCGGGCCGGGTTCGCCATCATCGCCACGGGCCTCGAGCAGTGCATCGTCCAAAAAGACGCAACGATGGACAAGAAGGACCTGGAAAAGCTTTTCCTTTCCCTCGCCTGA
- a CDS encoding rhodanese-like domain protein (identified by match to protein family HMM PF00581), whose product MGIISSLKKAFSKPYKTVSVAEAKDLLASGAALIDVRSAQEWRSGRAPQAKHIPLDRLQTSTAGINKNRPVIAMCQSGIRSASAARLLASQGYQAYSLRGGMSAWRQAGEPVR is encoded by the coding sequence ATGGGCATCATCAGCTCCCTGAAGAAAGCCTTCAGCAAGCCCTACAAAACTGTCTCGGTCGCTGAGGCCAAGGACCTCCTGGCCTCAGGCGCCGCGCTGATCGACGTCCGCTCCGCCCAGGAATGGCGCTCCGGACGGGCACCGCAGGCGAAGCACATCCCGTTGGACCGGCTGCAGACCAGCACCGCCGGGATCAATAAGAACCGCCCGGTGATTGCCATGTGCCAGTCCGGGATCCGCTCCGCTTCCGCGGCCCGGCTCCTCGCTTCCCAGGGCTACCAGGCCTACTCCCTGCGCGGCGGCATGAGCGCCTGGCGCCAGGCCGGCGAACCCGTCCGCTAA
- a CDS encoding hypothetical protein (identified by Glimmer2; putative) has translation MVSGDNPARRQPGTTEAITLGLRQNLAQFMLLVAVNAFVGGTLGQERTVLPLLAGEVFHLDEYTSALTYILALGLAKAATNYFAGTLRTGTAANRSWSRAGSSPSRSC, from the coding sequence ATGGTCTCAGGCGACAACCCCGCCCGCCGGCAGCCTGGAACAACCGAGGCCATCACGCTGGGACTGCGGCAGAACCTGGCCCAGTTCATGCTCCTCGTTGCCGTCAACGCCTTCGTCGGCGGCACCCTTGGCCAGGAGCGGACGGTGCTGCCGCTGCTCGCCGGAGAGGTCTTCCACCTCGATGAGTACACCTCCGCCCTGACGTACATCCTGGCGCTCGGGCTGGCCAAAGCCGCCACCAACTACTTCGCCGGAACCCTTCGGACCGGTACGGCCGCAAACCGGTCCTGGTCGCGGGCTGGTTCATCGCCCTCCCGGTCCTGCTGA
- a CDS encoding rhodanese-like domain protein (identified by match to protein family HMM PF00581) — MAEITITEAAQRRTSARILDVREDFEVEEGMIPGALHIPMGQLQARLSELDPAVPVIAVCRSGNRSAAVADALNGAGYTADTMAGGMIAWTRAGLPTT, encoded by the coding sequence ATGGCTGAAATCACCATCACTGAAGCCGCGCAGCGGCGGACCAGCGCCCGCATCCTCGATGTCCGCGAGGACTTCGAAGTCGAGGAAGGCATGATCCCCGGCGCCCTGCACATCCCCATGGGCCAACTGCAGGCGCGCCTGTCCGAACTGGACCCGGCCGTGCCCGTCATTGCGGTCTGCCGCAGCGGCAACCGCTCCGCCGCCGTCGCCGATGCCCTCAACGGGGCGGGCTACACAGCGGACACCATGGCCGGCGGCATGATCGCCTGGACCCGCGCAGGCCTCCCCACCACCTGA
- a CDS encoding putative Multicopper oxidase family protein (identified by match to protein family HMM PF00394; match to protein family HMM PF07731; match to protein family HMM PF07732), translating into MRPLTRRQLLALGAVGAGATAAGGAGLWQTTGTRPGSGYTGVEDLTEPQVLASRDRVLELDLTAAPARARIGGQEANVQAFNGSLPGPTLRVRAGDTIRVTMRNGLQAPTNLHVHGLHVSPQGNSDNPFVSIDPGGSFDYEFTLPADHPPGTYWYHPHRHGHVAGQVAAGLYGAIVVEDPDPVPVTRERVLVVSDLSLDADGNLAEVSQMQQMMGREGQIVLVNGQLRPRLRAAPGERERWRIINACPSRYLRLALDGQQLRLLSRDLGRLPVPEDVTEVVLAPGNRVELLVETRDGSSTLTAAPVDRGSMDAMMGGAMGGDNASGGGPVDLLTLAVSGSAGTDPGPVPEGRPLRDLRNEPVTAARTLNFAMGMNANTGMNENMGSGAGMGSMMAFTINGRKFDPERVDETAAAGTVEEWTLTNSSPMDHPIHLHVWPMQIVQDGDRDVTRPTWQDVVNVPARSQVKVRVAFDDFPGRTVFHCHILDHEDQGMMATVQAR; encoded by the coding sequence GTGAGGCCGCTGACACGCCGCCAGCTGCTGGCACTGGGTGCGGTCGGTGCCGGCGCTACGGCTGCCGGCGGCGCCGGGCTGTGGCAGACCACCGGCACCCGACCCGGCTCCGGATACACCGGGGTTGAGGACCTGACCGAACCGCAGGTGCTGGCCAGCCGCGACCGGGTGCTGGAGCTGGACCTGACCGCCGCGCCGGCACGGGCCCGGATCGGCGGGCAGGAGGCCAACGTCCAGGCGTTCAACGGCTCCCTGCCCGGCCCGACCCTGCGGGTCCGCGCGGGCGACACGATCCGGGTCACCATGCGCAACGGGCTGCAGGCTCCCACCAACCTGCACGTGCACGGACTGCACGTCTCCCCCCAGGGCAACAGCGACAACCCCTTCGTCAGCATTGACCCGGGCGGGTCCTTCGACTACGAATTCACCCTGCCAGCGGACCACCCGCCGGGCACCTACTGGTACCACCCGCACCGCCACGGCCACGTCGCCGGCCAGGTCGCCGCCGGCCTCTACGGCGCCATCGTGGTGGAGGACCCCGACCCGGTCCCGGTCACCCGGGAAAGGGTGCTGGTGGTCTCGGACCTGTCCCTCGACGCCGACGGCAATCTCGCCGAGGTAAGCCAGATGCAGCAGATGATGGGACGTGAGGGGCAGATTGTCCTGGTCAACGGCCAACTCCGTCCGCGACTGCGCGCCGCGCCCGGAGAACGGGAGCGGTGGCGGATCATCAACGCCTGCCCCTCCCGCTACCTGCGCCTGGCACTTGACGGACAGCAGCTCCGGCTGCTCAGCCGGGACCTCGGACGCCTGCCTGTCCCCGAGGACGTCACCGAAGTGGTTCTCGCCCCCGGCAACCGCGTAGAGCTGCTCGTGGAAACCCGCGACGGATCCTCCACCCTCACCGCGGCCCCCGTGGACCGCGGCAGCATGGACGCCATGATGGGCGGTGCCATGGGGGGTGACAACGCCTCCGGTGGCGGCCCGGTCGACCTGCTCACCCTGGCCGTCTCGGGAAGCGCCGGCACTGACCCAGGGCCCGTGCCCGAAGGCAGGCCCCTGCGCGATCTGCGGAACGAACCGGTCACCGCCGCCCGCACCCTGAACTTCGCCATGGGCATGAACGCAAACACGGGCATGAACGAAAACATGGGCTCGGGCGCGGGGATGGGCAGCATGATGGCCTTCACCATCAATGGACGGAAGTTCGACCCCGAACGGGTCGACGAGACGGCCGCGGCCGGGACCGTGGAGGAGTGGACCCTGACCAACTCCAGCCCCATGGACCATCCCATCCACCTGCACGTGTGGCCCATGCAGATCGTCCAGGACGGCGACCGTGACGTGACCAGGCCCACCTGGCAGGACGTGGTCAACGTCCCCGCCCGCAGCCAGGTGAAAGTCCGGGTAGCCTTTGACGACTTTCCCGGCCGCACCGTGTTCCACTGCCACATCCTCGACCACGAAGACCAAGGCATGATGGCCACCGTCCAAGCCCGCTGA
- a CDS encoding Metallo-beta-lactamase superfamily protein (identified by match to protein family HMM PF00753), translating to MLIERIYDEDLAQASYLIGCQANGTAVVVDGRRDITVYQDLAEKNGMKIVAVTETHIHADYLSGTRELAAATGAKIYVSGEGGPDWQYEFDGERLYDGDAITVGNISIKALHTPGHTPEHLSFLVTDGAFSDQPGYLLSGDFVFSGDLGRPDLLDEAAGGIDTRFEGAKQLFASLRDKFLTLPDYVQVHPAHGAGSACGKALGAIPSSTVGYERLYSWWGPYLAANDEAGFINELLDGQPDAHAYFGRMKRENREGPAVMGERIPLPELSAEIVAAGLEQDTLTFIDTRPNSEVHKGTVVRSLNVPAGKSVASYGAWVVNPETDQNPLVLLAKDQEAAQDMWDHLVRVGIDNVAGYVTNIDGLPTFTPKLIQPEELGNFDAAMVLDVRNKTEHTAGHVPGSYQLSGGRAMWHLDELPAEGTIVSYCQSGVRNSVAASALRRAGYDVIELDGSYAAWDAWHNSRQSTKA from the coding sequence ATGCTTATCGAGCGTATTTATGATGAAGACCTCGCCCAGGCCAGCTACTTGATCGGCTGCCAGGCCAACGGCACGGCCGTGGTCGTTGACGGGCGCCGGGACATTACGGTCTACCAGGATCTGGCCGAGAAGAACGGCATGAAGATCGTGGCGGTCACCGAAACCCACATCCACGCCGACTATCTTTCCGGCACCCGGGAGCTGGCGGCCGCTACCGGCGCGAAGATTTATGTCTCGGGCGAGGGTGGGCCGGACTGGCAGTACGAATTCGACGGTGAACGGCTCTACGACGGCGACGCGATCACTGTCGGCAACATCAGCATCAAGGCCCTGCACACCCCGGGACACACCCCGGAGCACCTGTCGTTCCTGGTGACCGACGGGGCGTTCAGCGACCAGCCCGGCTACCTGCTCTCGGGTGACTTCGTGTTCTCCGGGGACCTGGGCCGGCCGGACCTGCTGGACGAGGCGGCCGGCGGCATCGACACCCGCTTCGAGGGCGCCAAGCAGCTGTTCGCGAGCCTGCGGGACAAGTTCCTGACGCTGCCGGACTACGTCCAGGTCCACCCGGCCCACGGCGCCGGCAGCGCCTGCGGCAAGGCACTGGGCGCCATCCCCTCCTCCACCGTCGGCTACGAACGCCTCTACTCCTGGTGGGGTCCGTACCTGGCCGCGAACGACGAGGCCGGCTTCATCAACGAGCTTTTGGATGGCCAGCCCGACGCCCACGCCTACTTCGGCCGGATGAAGCGCGAGAACCGTGAAGGCCCGGCCGTGATGGGTGAGCGTATCCCGCTGCCCGAACTGTCAGCCGAGATCGTTGCCGCGGGCCTGGAACAGGACACCCTGACTTTCATCGACACCCGCCCCAACAGCGAAGTCCATAAGGGCACCGTGGTCCGGTCCCTGAACGTACCAGCCGGCAAGTCCGTAGCCAGCTACGGCGCCTGGGTAGTGAACCCGGAAACCGATCAGAACCCCCTGGTACTCCTGGCCAAGGACCAGGAAGCCGCGCAGGACATGTGGGACCACCTGGTCCGGGTCGGCATCGACAACGTCGCCGGGTACGTCACCAACATCGACGGGCTGCCCACCTTCACGCCGAAGCTGATCCAGCCCGAAGAACTGGGCAACTTCGACGCGGCCATGGTCCTGGATGTCCGGAACAAGACCGAGCACACCGCCGGGCACGTGCCCGGCTCGTACCAGCTCAGTGGCGGCCGCGCCATGTGGCACCTGGATGAACTCCCGGCCGAAGGAACCATCGTGAGCTACTGCCAGTCCGGTGTGCGGAACTCCGTCGCGGCCAGCGCCCTGCGCCGCGCCGGGTACGACGTCATCGAACTCGACGGCAGCTACGCCGCCTGGGACGCCTGGCACAACTCCCGCCAGTCAACCAAGGCCTAG
- a CDS encoding putative Transcriptional regulator, MerR family (identified by similarity to SP:P22853; match to protein family HMM PF00376), with protein MVFFWCMLAPSLHLPLHGKVKSPQERSSGAYRDAATFPYRGRLRVVFEREEGPEMRIGEAAAAVGMTTKTIRFYENRGLLPPAERSANGYREYGRDTISRLEFIRRSQIAGLTLAQIQGILQIRDNGITPCTHVRDVLGKQLIDLDRKIAELTALRATVAEQYAFVEAADPRNCDAEQICSYI; from the coding sequence ATGGTGTTCTTCTGGTGCATGCTGGCCCCCAGTCTGCACCTTCCCCTGCACGGGAAGGTCAAGAGCCCACAGGAGAGGAGCAGTGGAGCGTATCGGGACGCAGCAACCTTCCCGTACCGTGGAAGGCTAAGAGTCGTTTTCGAGCGAGAAGAAGGACCCGAAATGCGGATCGGTGAAGCTGCTGCCGCTGTCGGCATGACAACCAAGACGATCAGGTTCTATGAAAATCGAGGCCTGCTCCCGCCAGCTGAAAGATCCGCCAATGGCTATCGCGAGTATGGCCGCGACACGATCAGCCGCTTAGAATTCATCCGCCGCAGCCAGATTGCAGGGCTGACCCTGGCGCAGATCCAAGGAATCCTCCAGATCCGGGATAACGGCATAACCCCATGCACCCACGTCCGGGACGTCCTGGGTAAACAGCTCATAGATCTGGACCGGAAAATTGCAGAACTAACTGCGCTACGAGCAACCGTGGCCGAACAATATGCATTCGTGGAGGCAGCAGATCCGCGGAACTGTGATGCGGAACAGATCTGCAGCTACATCTGA
- the lgt gene encoding prolipoprotein diacylglyceryl transferase (identified by similarity to SP:O34752; match to protein family HMM PF01790; match to protein family HMM TIGR00544), with translation MQPLVLPGFFIPSPTVSAVEIGPLTIRFYALCILAGIVIGAWLTARRFRARGGTTAQAMDIIMWAVPFGIVGGRLYHVITDNQLYFGPGKDPWGAFRIWEGGLGIWGAVAVGLAGAAIGARRTGVRLATFADAAAPGLLLAQAMGRWGNWFNNELYGEPTNLPWKLQIHNMNPATGQAVLTADGTPETLGYFQPTFLYESLWCLAAAALLVFLDRRYKLGAGSVFALYVVLYTAGRFIFELMRSDYANTILGLRVNTWVSALLFLAALAVFLILRSRPRSASTAQSACSIDGFDTRANGHDPEKHDETDGKGNRHHVP, from the coding sequence ATGCAACCTTTAGTACTGCCCGGCTTCTTTATTCCGTCGCCGACGGTCAGCGCCGTCGAAATCGGGCCGCTGACGATACGTTTCTATGCGCTCTGCATCCTGGCAGGCATCGTCATAGGCGCCTGGCTGACAGCCCGCCGCTTCCGGGCTCGGGGCGGCACGACGGCGCAGGCCATGGACATCATCATGTGGGCGGTTCCATTCGGCATCGTCGGCGGCAGGCTTTATCACGTCATCACAGACAACCAGCTGTACTTCGGGCCCGGCAAAGACCCGTGGGGCGCTTTCCGGATCTGGGAGGGTGGTCTCGGGATCTGGGGCGCCGTCGCCGTCGGTCTGGCCGGCGCCGCTATTGGGGCACGGCGCACCGGCGTGCGCCTGGCAACATTCGCCGACGCCGCCGCACCCGGCCTGCTCCTGGCCCAGGCGATGGGCCGCTGGGGCAACTGGTTCAACAACGAACTCTACGGCGAGCCGACAAACCTGCCCTGGAAACTCCAGATCCACAACATGAACCCGGCCACCGGTCAGGCCGTACTCACCGCCGACGGAACGCCGGAGACCCTCGGATACTTCCAGCCGACGTTCCTCTACGAGTCACTGTGGTGCCTGGCCGCTGCAGCGCTGCTGGTGTTCCTGGACCGCAGGTACAAGCTCGGGGCCGGCTCCGTATTCGCCCTCTACGTCGTCCTGTACACCGCCGGCCGTTTTATCTTCGAACTGATGCGCTCCGACTACGCCAACACCATTCTGGGCCTGCGCGTGAACACCTGGGTTTCCGCTCTGCTCTTTCTTGCCGCCCTCGCTGTCTTCCTGATCCTCAGATCCCGTCCGCGGTCCGCATCAACGGCTCAAAGCGCCTGTTCCATTGATGGCTTCGACACTCGCGCAAACGGGCACGATCCTGAGAAGCACGACGAAACGGACGGCAAAGGGAATCGCCACCACGTGCCCTGA
- a CDS encoding hypothetical protein (identified by Glimmer2; putative), with product MPRLLPGRVFRGLLIGDGVACPVPLCDAAGHVDSGVSAVGEDPCGLAAAFPWPAQQVERCVGKVSKPGRQFLEWDVQAAGPWRALPGSGRPPLLRGATPWRVRLA from the coding sequence ATGCCCCGGCTGTTGCCGGGACGGGTTTTCCGGGGCTTGTTGATAGGTGACGGGGTGGCCTGCCCGGTACCACTATGTGATGCCGCCGGCCACGTTGACAGTGGTGTGTCCGCGGTCGGTGAGGATCCGTGCGGCCTGGCTGCTGCGTTTCCCTGGCCCGCACAACAGGTAGAGCGTTGTGTTGGGAAGGTCAGCAAGCCGGGAAGACAGTTCCTCGAGTGGGATGTTCAGGCTGCCGGGCCGTGGCGTGCTCTTCCCGGCTCCGGACGTCCACCACTGTTGCGCGGGGCCACACCGTGGCGAGTTCGTCTGGCGTGA
- a CDS encoding Protein of unknown function, DUF302-family (identified by match to protein family HMM PF03625): MTYTLTATVDLPWTEALDRTRDALSTQGFGILTEINVRSTFEAKLGAEAADAVGDYVILGACNPALASRALPAEPEIGALLPCNVVVRRNKDAAVTTIEAIDPQTMVQLSETPAVKEVADDAGTRLRAALAGLNEATE; the protein is encoded by the coding sequence ATGACGTACACCCTCACCGCCACCGTCGACCTTCCATGGACCGAAGCCCTGGACCGGACCCGGGACGCCCTGTCAACCCAGGGCTTCGGGATCCTCACGGAAATCAACGTCCGCTCCACCTTCGAAGCCAAGCTTGGCGCCGAAGCCGCGGACGCCGTCGGCGACTACGTCATCCTCGGCGCCTGCAACCCGGCCCTGGCCAGCCGCGCCCTCCCCGCAGAACCCGAAATCGGCGCGCTGCTGCCGTGCAACGTGGTGGTGCGCCGGAACAAGGACGCAGCCGTGACTACAATCGAGGCCATTGATCCGCAGACCATGGTCCAACTCAGCGAAACGCCGGCCGTAAAAGAAGTAGCCGACGACGCCGGAACCCGGCTCCGCGCGGCCCTCGCCGGACTGAATGAAGCAACAGAGTAA
- a CDS encoding putative Rhodanese-like domain protein (identified by match to protein family HMM PF00581): MTSPSTAPVVTALAPETLQSWFKEHQDLVVIDVRSAAEFESMHIRGSYNVPLPLLSEHTDELAARLGSRVVLVCQSGVRAEQARQRLAKAGIDTAYVLTGGAPGFAAAGGDVVKGKDRWDLERQVRLVAGSLVVLGLAGGKFISPKIRTLAGVIGTGLTFSAATNTCAMGQAISAMPWNKAAKEPTRESAILALPVTTEVDDEAMAS; the protein is encoded by the coding sequence ATGACTTCCCCTTCCACGGCACCCGTTGTTACCGCACTCGCCCCTGAAACCCTCCAGTCCTGGTTCAAAGAGCACCAGGACCTCGTGGTGATCGACGTCCGCTCCGCCGCCGAGTTCGAGTCCATGCACATCCGCGGCTCTTACAACGTGCCCCTGCCGCTGCTGTCCGAACACACCGACGAGCTCGCCGCCCGGCTGGGCTCCCGCGTGGTCCTGGTCTGCCAGTCAGGCGTGCGCGCCGAGCAGGCCCGCCAGCGCCTTGCCAAGGCCGGGATCGACACCGCCTACGTCCTGACCGGCGGCGCACCCGGCTTCGCCGCGGCCGGCGGTGACGTGGTCAAGGGCAAGGACCGCTGGGACCTGGAGCGGCAGGTCCGCCTTGTGGCCGGCTCCCTGGTGGTCCTGGGCCTGGCCGGCGGCAAGTTCATCTCCCCGAAAATCCGGACCCTTGCCGGGGTCATCGGCACCGGCCTGACGTTCTCCGCAGCCACCAACACCTGCGCCATGGGCCAGGCGATCTCGGCCATGCCGTGGAACAAGGCCGCCAAGGAACCCACCCGCGAAAGCGCCATCCTCGCCCTGCCCGTCACCACCGAGGTCGATGACGAGGCCATGGCCTCATGA
- the trx gene encoding Thioredoxin (identified by match to protein family HMM PF00085; match to protein family HMM TIGR01068): MATIDVTGQSFAQTLENNGIVFVDFWAAWCGPCRMFAPTYGAAAQRHPDITFAKVDTEAEQALAAAANITSIPTLMAFKDKTLVFSQPGALNATGLEEVIQAVKNLDMDKLRAEAGHQRT; this comes from the coding sequence ATGGCAACCATCGACGTCACCGGACAGAGCTTCGCCCAGACCCTGGAGAACAACGGGATCGTCTTCGTTGACTTCTGGGCAGCCTGGTGCGGCCCCTGCCGCATGTTCGCCCCCACCTACGGAGCTGCCGCCCAAAGGCACCCCGACATCACCTTCGCCAAGGTCGACACCGAAGCGGAACAGGCACTCGCCGCAGCAGCAAACATCACCTCCATCCCCACACTCATGGCCTTCAAGGACAAAACCCTGGTCTTCTCCCAGCCCGGAGCCCTCAACGCCACCGGACTCGAGGAAGTCATCCAGGCCGTAAAAAACCTCGACATGGACAAACTCCGCGCCGAGGCCGGACACCAACGCACCTGA
- a CDS encoding resolvase, N terminal domain (identified by match to protein family HMM PF00239) translates to MRVSKVDGSQTTDLQRDALLAVGTDPESLYEDKASGKKEDRPQLAACLKALRHGDTLVVWKLDRLGRDLRHLVNVVHDLTERGIGLKVLTGQGAAIDTTTASGKLVFGIFAALAEFERELISERTIAGLAAARARGRNGGRPYKMTPAKLRLAMASMGRPETKVSDLCTELGITRQTLYRHVSPTGELRPEGEGLLARSYRPRSV, encoded by the coding sequence ATGCGCGTCTCGAAGGTCGACGGCTCCCAGACCACGGATCTGCAGCGCGACGCGCTCCTGGCCGTCGGCACCGATCCGGAGTCCCTGTATGAGGACAAGGCCTCCGGCAAGAAGGAGGACCGGCCCCAGCTCGCCGCCTGCCTCAAGGCCCTGCGCCACGGGGACACCCTGGTCGTCTGGAAGCTCGACCGGCTCGGCCGGGACCTGCGCCACCTGGTCAACGTCGTCCATGACCTCACCGAACGCGGTATCGGGCTGAAAGTCCTCACCGGGCAGGGTGCTGCCATCGACACCACCACAGCCTCCGGGAAGCTTGTTTTCGGGATCTTCGCCGCCCTGGCTGAGTTCGAACGCGAACTGATCTCCGAACGCACCATCGCCGGCCTTGCCGCCGCCCGCGCCCGCGGCCGCAACGGCGGACGGCCCTACAAGATGACCCCGGCGAAACTCCGTCTCGCCATGGCCTCCATGGGCCGGCCCGAAACCAAAGTCAGCGACCTCTGCACAGAACTCGGCATCACCCGCCAGACGCTCTACCGGCACGTATCACCCACCGGGGAACTGCGCCCCGAAGGCGAAGGGCTCCTTGCCCGGTCGTACCGCCCTCGAAGTGTCTGA
- a CDS encoding putative integral membrane protein (identified by match to protein family HMM PF01925), with protein sequence MTATLILVLALSVVIGLSLGVLGGGGSILTVPILVYVAGFEAKEAIAASLFVVGITSAVSVLSHARGGRVVWRTGLIFGAAGMAGAFVGGLLGGHIPGQILLIAFAVMMVATSIAMLRGRKKKNDNGAAPVKHELPLGRVLLDGAVVGLITGLVGAGGGFLVVPALALLGGLPMSVAVGTSLVVIAMKSFAGLAGYLTTVQLDWGITLGVTAAAIAGSLIGSKLAGRIPEAALRKAFGLFVLAMGTFVLIQQAPADLRWFIAAGVAALTATTAGICWFFISSCPLRNRSGQRRSDIPSPA encoded by the coding sequence ATGACCGCCACCCTCATCCTGGTTCTTGCCCTGTCGGTCGTCATCGGCCTCTCGCTCGGCGTCCTGGGCGGCGGCGGATCCATCCTGACAGTCCCGATCCTGGTCTATGTGGCCGGGTTCGAAGCCAAGGAAGCCATCGCAGCCTCCCTGTTCGTCGTCGGCATCACCTCAGCCGTCAGCGTGCTCAGCCACGCACGCGGCGGCAGGGTGGTGTGGCGGACGGGCCTGATCTTCGGCGCCGCCGGCATGGCCGGCGCGTTCGTCGGCGGACTGCTCGGCGGGCACATCCCCGGGCAGATCCTGCTCATCGCCTTCGCCGTCATGATGGTGGCCACGTCCATTGCCATGCTTCGCGGACGGAAAAAGAAGAACGACAACGGCGCCGCACCGGTCAAGCACGAGCTGCCCCTGGGCAGGGTGCTGCTGGACGGCGCGGTCGTCGGGCTCATCACCGGCCTGGTCGGCGCGGGCGGCGGATTCCTTGTAGTTCCGGCCCTGGCACTGCTGGGCGGCCTGCCGATGTCCGTCGCCGTGGGCACCTCCCTGGTGGTCATCGCCATGAAGTCCTTCGCGGGCCTTGCCGGGTACCTCACCACCGTCCAGCTGGACTGGGGCATCACCCTCGGCGTGACCGCCGCTGCCATCGCAGGCTCGCTCATCGGTTCCAAACTCGCCGGCCGCATCCCGGAAGCCGCGCTGCGGAAGGCCTTCGGATTGTTCGTCCTGGCCATGGGCACCTTCGTCCTCATCCAACAGGCCCCCGCCGACCTGCGCTGGTTCATCGCCGCCGGAGTCGCAGCCCTCACGGCAACCACCGCCGGCATCTGCTGGTTCTTCATCAGCTCCTGCCCCCTGCGCAACCGCAGCGGCCAGCGACGCAGCGACATCCCCTCACCCGCCTGA